One window of the Spirochaetia bacterium 38H-sp genome contains the following:
- a CDS encoding cation:proton antiporter encodes MSNEHVLIHLAIILILAKYGSALFVRLKMPPVLGMLLAGLLLGPSGFGFLEEDVAISWLARLGVIFLLFAAGLETDVAQLRRQGKVSSLVALGGVILPFVGGMALVMYFGGGPSKAAIMATMLTATSVSVTVMALIDLNRLRSPEGTTIMGAAVIDDVIGFLILTFVFAVFGGGESIWLVIAKVVLYFVGTFLIGNFLFRPFMEISRRTNIEKAVVTIGIALCFVFAWAAEQVGVAEITGAYLAGLYLGQTEFKRTVLEGIDDLGQSFFVSIFFINIGLETYVEGISGDPIFIVLLVILALFSKLIGSGLGAKLGGFSWLESLRVGIGMIPRGEVALIVASMAMDRGIFTHVEFSITVLIVVVTAILPPPLLKLAYQND; translated from the coding sequence GTGTCCAATGAGCATGTTCTGATTCATCTTGCTATTATTCTTATTCTTGCAAAATATGGTTCTGCTTTGTTTGTCAGGTTAAAAATGCCTCCTGTGTTGGGCATGCTCCTCGCTGGTCTTCTTCTGGGGCCTTCTGGTTTTGGTTTTCTGGAGGAGGATGTGGCTATTTCCTGGCTGGCAAGGCTTGGTGTTATTTTCCTTTTGTTTGCTGCTGGGCTTGAAACCGATGTTGCTCAGTTGAGAAGGCAGGGAAAAGTGTCTTCTCTTGTTGCTTTGGGTGGTGTTATTCTCCCTTTTGTAGGGGGTATGGCTCTTGTCATGTATTTTGGCGGTGGGCCTTCTAAGGCTGCCATAATGGCTACCATGCTTACTGCAACAAGTGTGAGTGTTACTGTTATGGCTCTTATAGATCTCAATCGTCTGAGATCTCCAGAAGGTACCACTATAATGGGTGCTGCTGTTATTGATGATGTTATTGGCTTTCTTATTCTTACTTTTGTGTTTGCAGTTTTTGGTGGTGGAGAATCTATCTGGCTGGTTATTGCAAAGGTTGTTCTTTATTTTGTAGGTACTTTTCTTATTGGTAATTTTTTGTTTAGGCCTTTTATGGAAATTTCCCGCAGGACAAACATAGAAAAGGCTGTTGTTACCATAGGTATCGCTTTGTGTTTTGTTTTTGCCTGGGCTGCAGAGCAGGTTGGTGTTGCAGAGATTACCGGGGCATATCTTGCAGGTCTCTATCTTGGGCAAACGGAGTTTAAGCGTACTGTGCTCGAGGGTATAGATGATTTGGGACAGAGCTTTTTTGTTTCTATCTTCTTTATAAACATTGGTCTTGAGACTTATGTTGAGGGCATATCCGGTGATCCTATTTTTATTGTTTTGCTTGTTATTCTTGCTCTTTTTTCCAAGCTCATTGGCTCAGGCCTTGGTGCTAAGCTGGGGGGATTTTCATGGCTTGAGTCTTTGCGTGTGGGTATTGGTATGATTCCTAGAGGAGAGGTCGCCCTTATTGTTGCGTCTATGGCTATGGACAGAGGGATTTTTACTCATGTTGAATTTTCTATAACTGTTCTTATTGTTGTTGTTACTGCTATTTTGCCTCCTCCTTTGTTAAAACTTGCATATCAGAATGATTAA